A single Lolium perenne isolate Kyuss_39 chromosome 6, Kyuss_2.0, whole genome shotgun sequence DNA region contains:
- the LOC127309461 gene encoding protein neprosin produces the protein MAPVISLLLLVLFCCRGANGRQQNTTAVSLLAPDEEVSCYAVYNSYTRGSNHYGVIATMDVYGFSITQDQDSGAAIWVGNPGDGAPTSGNFILVGWHVKPRLYGDSNTHLFVYWTKDGFQKTGCYNTVCIGFQPEAAASISAGDIITPSKSITIKVFQNKDTGDWWVYCGSNGSATAVGHFPKWLFTGLANSTADFSFGGYVSNEKTAKTPPMGSGSSQPGQAASFSGLQYVLQDGTVSPITGDLVSRTDKKSCYPVTPIVDGKFYYGGPGGCTV, from the exons ATGGCTCCGGtgatttctcttcttcttcttgtgttGTTCTGTTGTCGGGGAGCAAACGGCCGTCAGCAGAACACAACAGCCGTGAGCTTGCTCGCTCCAGATGAGGAAGTCAGCTGC TATGCCGTATATAATTCATACACCAGGGGTAGTAATCATTACGGGGTGATTGCAACAATGGACGTCTACGGCTTTTCTATAACCCAGGATCAAGACAGCGGGGCTGCGATCTGGGTCGGTAATCCTGGCGATGGTGCGCCAACCTCAGGGAACTTCATTCTCGTCGGGTGGCAT GTGAAACCGCGGCTCTACGGCGACTCGAACACGCACTTGTTTGTCTATTGGACG AAGGACGGATTCCAGAAGACTGGTTGTTACAACACGGTATGCATTGGTTTCCAACCGGAGGCAGCCGCATCTATCTCTGCTGGTGACATTATCACACCAAGCAAGAGCATCACAATCAAAGTTTTTCAG AATAAAGATACTGGAGATTGGTGGGTGTACTGCGGATCCAATGGCTCTGCTACTGCAGTTGGGCATTTCCCCAAGTGGTTATTTACTGGTCTGGCAAATTCTACTGCTGATTTTTCTTTTGGTGGCTACGTGAGTAATGAAAAAACAGCAAAGACGCCTCCAATGGGCAGCGGAAGCTCTCAGCCAGGACAGGCCGCGTCATTCAGCGGCCTTCAGTACGTTCTCCAGGATGGCACTGTGTCACCAATCACCGGAGATTTAGTTAGTCGTACCGATAAGAAAAGTTGTTATCCCGTCACGCCTATTGTGGACGGCAAGTTCTACTATGGCGGTCCGGGTGGCTGCACTGTTTAA